In Ilumatobacter fluminis, the following proteins share a genomic window:
- a CDS encoding response regulator encodes MSDGQPQPSIRALIVDDHRMLAELLSSALDDRPEITVVGTASSSAEALTAVASLRPDVVVLDYDLPDGDGVALVGPLREAAPNCRVLMLTSYTDPVLLSDAIEAGCAGFVTKRNSTDEIASAVLAVASDETPVSPDMVRSLVRKDHTATGSDLTAREVEVLRLAAQGLSNKEIAEQLFLSVNTVRNHMQRVLNKLGAHSKLEATAIAARLGIVRR; translated from the coding sequence GTGTCGGACGGACAACCGCAACCGAGCATCCGCGCCTTGATCGTCGACGACCATCGCATGCTCGCCGAACTGCTGTCGTCCGCGCTCGACGATCGCCCGGAGATCACCGTCGTCGGCACCGCGTCGTCGTCGGCCGAGGCGTTGACCGCGGTCGCGTCGCTCCGGCCCGATGTGGTCGTGCTCGACTACGACCTCCCGGACGGCGACGGCGTCGCACTGGTCGGACCGCTCCGTGAGGCGGCGCCGAACTGCCGCGTGCTCATGCTGACGTCGTACACCGACCCCGTTCTGCTCAGCGATGCGATCGAGGCCGGGTGCGCCGGCTTCGTCACCAAACGGAACAGCACCGACGAGATCGCATCGGCGGTGCTCGCCGTTGCCTCCGACGAGACGCCGGTCTCGCCCGACATGGTGCGGTCGCTCGTCCGCAAGGACCACACCGCGACCGGCTCCGACCTCACCGCGCGTGAGGTCGAGGTGCTCCGGCTGGCAGCACAGGGACTGAGCAACAAGGAGATCGCCGAGCAGCTCTTCCTCAGCGTGAACACCGTGCGCAACCACATGCAGCGGGTGCTGAACAAGCTGGGCGCGCACTCGAAGCTCGAAGCGACCGCCATCGCCGCCCGGCTCGGCATCGTCCGACGCTGA